attaaatatgatctattttagcaattggtgttgatttgcccaactcattgagaaaaagaaaaagaaaaattcagcaaaggcaaagacctcaaaagcacaaaataaaaattgttccaatggtcaaagactatgaacagtgctagtagccacttggacaggtgaccaactgagtaaccgggggtggcacaaatatgtaccctcacatcaaaaggttagtgactttttcagacaaggataaaagtgcaaaaagctgaataaagtgcttcgactaagggcaaatcactccaagagctagaaagagtctaaactaaacaagaatatgtgcatgtataatctctctaatGAGGAAAACAATTActaaccatggtaggtaaagggaaagaaggaaagaaggaaagcaaccttggtgcatatactcatcactgcaatgcttcaaagtagggggTCTAGGGTGAGAGGTTAAGtgaaaataaaggatcaagtagcaaagaaagcttgtttgactaagtttatttgctcgaggacaagcaaagggctaggtgtgggggtatttgatcaagccaaatttagacccatttttcatatgttatttatgttaatttacacattttctatctaatttcgtggttttgatcttattttgcagaaaatggagtaaaagagtaatttggtaaaaatggccttaaaactgcccaaaagagagtaaaagagaacaagcctggtttgcccaaaccaagttGAAGTTGAAATGGGAGAAGGATGATTTGTTATTTGACCAGACTGTTTACCCAAACAGACTCACAGGATAGAAGCAGTGCACAGACAGCAGGCAAGACAGATTGTTTGTccgagctgtttgcccaaacaacccggGCAAACAAGGCCTACGACAACAGACAACAAAGAAGTGTGAATTCGAAATTCAAAACTCCAAGACGTCTTCTCCTCTCCAAACACGTGAGGATAACTCAGCAACCTTCCAAGACACCTCAACATTCAATCCCACATATCTAGGAAGCCAAATATCAAGAGAATACACTtcccttccaagaattcaactccaaTCAGGAAAAGAACTCAATTCAAATCAAGAAACTAAGGGCTGCACATATTCAAGCTATAAAAAAGGAATCAAACCAGCAATAAAGAAAACTCTCCATCATCGGAATTGAGTCCAGCAACTGCGTGCCACAGCAGCCGCACCAGCCGACCCTTCCTCTTCTCcattcttattttctttctttatttttatgtttgtttcagccatgagtagctgaaacccctttttctagttgaagattaggtgaaacttcaagttgtttatggattgggagacctgAACCTAtgatgtttatcttttatttatcaatatttatgcaatttcatgcttaattctattattgctttgttgattcttgattgcaaagtgataaattgttagtttgggtgattataagtccgtaattgcttgaattactcaaacataagtaactcttggcataaaaaccaaggagattgcatgatctagcaatatcaccatacatttgggtagctagaattaggtctctctatttcttaatgtaattaacagttgttagatgctaaaaactccaaggacgttccttggcaactagttgattagtgattaattagaggacattccttAGTTAatctatgattaaggagagatgtggaggtgagaagtgtctttcacctccataactaatttattgagtcaaataaaagaatataagtgtcaataatcaatcccaacaactgaagttgttccaactcttcaactaggcttttctcattattgaattctctttactttattatttgctttgctTTGCTATTTTTAATCCTAATTTAGTTTATCAATATCAAAAcctccattttattttattttcaatttatttacttggttttgataaaaaaaaataggtaagtatcaattccctgtggattcgatccctttatcactatctacagtagtaaaattgtggataaccaaaaaggttatttttgaccggtttcgacaaccgcacagtcagtgggaccaacgcccgatCATTTGGCCTGACTTATTCTCGCCCTGTGGCCGTTAGCATGTCTTAGAATTTCTTATAAGGGATTAACACCTGGCGAGATCTGCCTTGTGATTTCTTATAAGGTCCCACTAATATGGTCAGTTGCTTGATAAAAGATATTGCCAGCTGATAGGTAGGTAATCCCGCGATTACAGAAATAACGGAAATACGTTGGGCTGTGtctgataataataattttgtacTGATACTCGTCCCATCTAAGGGATAGCGAATTTCAATGACGAACCGAGTGTTAAAGTGTTcagatctttctttctttaAGCGGGACCGCATTGCTCATTAAATTTTTGCCACGTGAATTATTCTGTAGTAAcaattcataatttattttgaacaaTTATTACGTAACATCAATTTTATTTCAAGTTTATTGCATCGTCTGACCAATTGTGTTTTACAATAATCCAtgttagatttaaatttttagggATGTTCTATAGCACCTGAGGATGGGACGGGTTATACTTGGATAAGTGCCTCTTTAGATCATCTAGTGAGTAATGGAAAGGTAGCCACAATAACTCTCAATGAAAGATTATGAGCAAGTGGAGAAGACTTTAAAACAAACATTTAGTTAGTTTCTGGTCAATATTTTCTTGCTTACACCTATTAGTCACGAGTTATCGTCACATTTAGTTTACCTTATCGATTTATAAcacattcaattttaaatacaaATCGAAAAAGTGCATGGAATTTTTATTGGTCGGTTGGCATGTAGCTCTTtagttgaaaaataaaataaagcataAGCCGCTTAATTTAGTAAAAATCATAACACTCAGTTTTAgaatttcaaaatcaaatgtcatTATCTCATCTCTTTTGTATAATATCCTCTGGAgaattttaaatactaaaaaagcatgataaaaatgaaaaatgttcTTACTAATccagttaatatttttttatttacaatattatattacattacaggattattaaattattattttcattaaaataaaaaaaaggcatATTGTTGAATGCGTGTCCTACAACGGTAATGGCATATCACCTTTAAGCAAACAGTGGGCCGATTTGGCACTCCAGCCGAGGGCAGCCTTGGAAAGAGAAGCTTCGGGCATGGGGCGCGAGATGTGGAGTCCCTGCAAGGCAACTGCTCTTGTCTGAATCCACTGTTTGGTTTCCGTTGCCAAGgcgtttgttttttttttttttgactttTTTGCCGAAGTTGCCAAAGCTCGAAGAGCAAAAGCCTAAACGAAATTAGGCATAAAGCCACGGTGAATCGACTTCCTTTACGAGTTCTCTGTTCTGGGTACCTTGATCATCATTCATTACTACTCCCCTTATTGATTATTTACTTAAAATAAATGAGccgactgaaaaaaaaaaattacagacaTATTTTGGAATTCGATTTCGAGAAAACAACccataaaaaaatcaatatatgTCCTGGGCCATTACGACCCGACAGCAAACGGTTGTCTCCAAAGTTTGTCTGGGCTTAATATGCACTTCATCGTACTGGGCTTTAAACAGACATGATCCCTCAAATTCGTCTGAAACGGTATTACTTTCTTCTTTGAATTGTTTCCACTTTCCACGACTATCTTGCTACTTTCTACAGCataaaccaaaaaataaaaataaaaaaatctccaAAACTCGCAATCGAAAACGACAACCTTCTTTTTCCCATTTCGCCATATGTATTATGTACATGCAAGGTTTGGGAAAGAGatacagagagagagagcgagCCAAGATCTTATGCTATGCGATGCATCGCATTGAGTACATAGAAACTGGATTATCCACGTGGAGAATTCTTGGGTGATCGCTCTCTAATCCATAGTCCATCATCGGACGGTACTCCAGCTCTTCATCATGATCATAAACAAACTCTGGTATCTCAATCTCGTTCCTCCTCACATGGTCCCACAGAAACTCCAACCTGTTCACATATTTCAGCTTCCAGTATAACCTGTCGTTTTGACCATGAACCAAAATGAGCTGAGGCTGAGCTCCATGTCTCAAGACACACAAATCTCAAGAGAAAGACAAATAATCTTACCCTCCAGTGAACATAAGACGCCCAAATGTTGCAAGGAAGAGTCTGGCTTGAAGACCAGGGTGAACGAAGTACACAGCCTGAAGAAGATTCTTAACGTTGATTGGAATTGCTTCATAAATTGATCGTAAAGCTGAAATTCCTGGGAAATTTTCGCTCCTTTGAACATCAGTATGCACATACACAATTGAGAATGGCCCTTCCTCCAATTTTGGGAAGATTTTCTCCCTCAAGTATTTGTTCAATACCTCGCTGCTCACCAGCCGAGCTGCTCACAAAATCGAAACAACACCAACGCCAACTTAATCACAAACCCAAATCATTAAACAGATAAAAAAATgcattaatttttatgatatatacATACCAGGGAAGAGCTTGCCGATTATGAGAAGAACCTTACGACCACGCTTGTCTCTGCCATGGATCTTGAAGACACCGAGTTtgtggataagattttcttggTCGGATGGagaaaggaaagaagaagaaaaggaagcagAGGAGCTCATGATTGTTATGTCAGTTGAGAGAGATTTGGCTGGTTGGGATTAAAGAGGGAATCTGTAATAAAGAAAGGCGATAGAGAAATGGTGTAAGAATGATGGGTTTTTATAGGGGAAAATTTCAGGACAGGGACTTATCTGTATATTTGGGTTTCTGAGCCGCTGATGATGTCctgtggggggggggggggggggagatcAAAAACAAAAGGGTATATTCTAAAGCATCTTCCGTATTTTGGATTGAGCTGAACCGAATCTGATCCCAGACTCAGTGAAGTGTTGTGGACACGTATGGGCAGTCTTTGCTCTCATCTGGGTTGTTGATCACCGTCGTGGTCTCAAAAAAATATCACCGTTGGGACCGGTTGATTTATGAATGTTTTCGTGATTGACGGTGATTAGGTCTATCTAAGTATGCAGGAGTAGGATATAATAATGGACTGTATTCTAGTATATCTTATGAAGCTTATCAGCGACAGCGACCCATCGGTTACAAcgaaaaatgagaaaattaatatttaatttgtatgatatttagaaatttatttatttatttttaaaaaaaatatattaaaatattttaaaaaatttattaattaatcttttattaattttaattattaaatattataaaaaattttaaaatatttctaatataaaaaattaattaataaattttttaaaattttttgagattatctaataaattttttaaaattataaaaattaaataataaaatatttaatacaaaattaattagtatatagcagtagaatttattatatattactaaGATAGTTGTTGAAAAAGCAGTTgtgaaatatattaattaacaaaattaaaaataaatttaaatgtagtatgtttaaattataagaatttcagataatttaaataaaaatctaataattttcttatttataatctataattctataatatatatatataaataaaagagtaataaaatttctaatagTATCCTGGATAATTTAACATTATTGgctattgaaattaatttaatttaaattttattttataaaataattttagagatcactcaatttataatttataattctaattgtatttaaattctattattactataaatttaaataaattatataaaataataagtttgaaatttatatttatggATGCATTTCAAagagaaatatattttaaaagtactttataaatattaaatatttgattaaaataaaaaataatattattaaaaatgataaaataaatcgttaaaaattaataatatttaaaacaatcCATTCTGAACACACATTTTAATATTGggatcataattttaattaaattataagaaaaattattattttaaatgttaaaaacaaGAGAATAactttaatagtaaatttactTTATTTGTGATTCTGAAAGTAAGAGTTTGAGTTACTTCCACGATACAAATTaaacatacattaaaatttataaattaaaattaaaattaattactttc
The sequence above is a segment of the Manihot esculenta cultivar AM560-2 chromosome 5, M.esculenta_v8, whole genome shotgun sequence genome. Coding sequences within it:
- the LOC110614510 gene encoding ganglioside-induced differentiation-associated protein 2, with the translated sequence MSSSASFSSSFLSPSDQENLIHKLGVFKIHGRDKRGRKVLLIIGKLFPARLVSSEVLNKYLREKIFPKLEEGPFSIVYVHTDVQRSENFPGISALRSIYEAIPINVKNLLQAVYFVHPGLQARLFLATFGRLMFTGGLYWKLKYVNRLEFLWDHVRRNEIEIPEFVYDHDEELEYRPMMDYGLESDHPRILHVDNPVSMYSMRCIA